ACGCGCTCGCCGCGCTCGTCGCGGTACTGGCGACCTTGCGGGACAACGCGGGCAACACCACGATCGCCGGCCTGCCCGCCGGACAGACGTGGTACGGCGAGCCGTACCCGGCCGAGCGGTTCCGCGCCGACGCGGGAGTGCTGCCGGAGGTGTCGCTGCTGGGCGACGGCAGCGTCGCCGACCAGCTGTGGGCCCGGCCCGCGGTGACGATCCTCGGCATCGACTGCCCGGCGGCACGGGGTTCGGCGGCGGCCATCGCGCCGAGGGCCGCGGCCCGGCTGAACCTCCGCGTCCCGCCGGGCACGGACATCCGCCACGCGGAGGTCGCGCTCACCGGGCACCTCCGCGCCGCGGCCCCCTGGGGCACCCGGGTCACCGTGCGGACTGAGGCGGCGGGCGCGCCGTTCACCACCACCGTCGACGGCCCGGCCCACCGGGCGATGGCCAAGGCCATGGCCGAGGCGTACGGTGTCCCGCCGACCACTCTCGGCCAAGGCGGTTCGATCCCGCTCTGCACGGTGCTCGCCGAGACCTATCCTGGCGCGGAGATCATCCTGATGGGCGTGGAGGATCCCCGGTCCCAGATCCACGCGCCGAACGAGAGCGTGGATCCCGCCGAGATCGCGGCCGTGGCCCTGAGCGAGGCGTTGTTCCTGCGTGCCTACGCCGCCGAACTCGGCTGACGGCTCTCAGGCTCCCGGCCGGTTACCGGTCGGGATGGTGATGGGCGTGGTCGTGGGTGAGGTGACCTTGTTGAGGAACAGCATGGCGAGCGCGCGGATCAGCTGGTCGAACAGGTAGAAACCGACCGGCATCACCGGGATCAGGCCTTCGCGGAAGGCGATGTAGGCGGGCCACCCGGTCTGGATGAGGGCCTTCGCGGCGTAGTCGCGACGCAGGTTGAGCCAGTCGCCGATCTCGTCGCTGAGCACGTAGCGCACGAACTCGTTGAGAAAGCCCCTGGTGACGCCGAGGTCGACCTGCGCGGTCAGGCCGAGCAGGTCCTCGGCCAGTTCCTTGCCCTCGAACGACGGCGCGAGGATGGGGGTGAGCGCCTGCTCCGACTGCGCGTACGCGGCGGCCCAGGTCTGCGGGATGAACTCCCGCCGCACGCCGAGCAGGTGGATGGCGACCTGCCACGAGTGCAGGAAGGCGTCCTCCTCCGCGGCCGTCATCGGCACCTTCCAGTCCTTGAGCTTCTTGTGCACGAACGTGCCGAGGCTGTGGAAGGTGACCAGGATGTCGCCGTTGCTGATCGGGATCCGGTCCGGTTCGTCCGCCACCGCCGACCAGTGCGGCGACTGCGGCAGCAGGTGCCGCACCGCGGCGTGCACCAGGCGCGTCTTGTTGGCGGTGACCACGAACTGGCCGCTGGGTTCGAAGGCGTTCAGGTCGGCCAGGTCGTAGCCGAAGGTGAACGTCTTGGCCGCGCGGTCCTGCATGTCCGCGCCGCCGGCGGACCAGTAGACAGACTTGGCCTCGCGCGGGATGACCGTGCTCATGATGCCGCTGCCGAGGCCGTAGAGCATGAACAGGTAGGTGTCCTTGCGCCGGTTGAAGTCGGCGGCCAGGCGCAGCTTCGCCTGGTCGGCCCAGGACGGCAGCTTGTTGGCCTTGGCGAGGTAGGTGGCGAGTTCGCCGGGCAGTCCGCTCGGCAGCGCGTGGTTGTTGTTCACCCACGGCTTGATCGCGGTGTTGACCGCCGGAACCCCGCCGGAATCGAGGATCCGGGCCATGATGCCGTCGATCTCGTCGTCCCAGGCCCACCACGGATCGGCGCCCGCGCTGCCTGCCGTTGCCGAGGCCAGGCCGGGAACGGTGCTCGCCGCACCCACCAGTCCCAGCGCGACGCCGAGTGACAGTACGTTCCTCCTGCTGAGATTGCTCATTTACTTACCTAGCTTCCTCGATAGGTATGGAGCGCTGCCGCCTGATCACATGCGAGACTCCTCGTTAACATAGCGAGGCGGGTCACCGGTCGGCAAGCCTCGTTCAAGGCTGAATCGGTTCGCTGTCGATGGCGGAAAGTCAATCGGGAGTCACATTGGGACCTAGCCGTGCGACGTTCATGGTTCACTGACGCGTATGGCCTCGTTCCCGCGTCCGCAGGCCGGGGTGCCGCTGTGACCACCGGGTCGACGGCGGCCGTCCGGCCGCGCAACCGCAAGCAGCTCATCGTCGCCGCGGCGGGGCGGGTGTTCAGCGAGCGCGGTTACCACGCGGCGTCCATGGAGGAGATCGCCGGCGCCGTCGGCATCACCGCGGCGGCGCTGTACCGGCACTTCCCGAACAAGTACGCGCTGTTCGCCGAGTGCGCGAACCTCATGGTGGACGGGCTGGTCGCCGCGATCGACGGCGTGCCCCCCGAGGGAACGCTGGCCGACGTGCTCACCGCCGTCACCCAGCTCACGGTGACCCACCGCGCCTCGGGCGGCTTGTACCGGTGGGAGGCCAGGTTCCTCGACCGGGACGATCGCCATTTGCTGGCGGGGAAGTTCGGCCACATCGTCGAGCGCGTCACCGAGGTGGCGCGACGCGAACACCCCCTGCCCGAGGGATATTTGAGGGCCGCCGCGGCGCTCGGCGCGATCGGCTCCATCACGATGCACCGCGTCTCGATCGCGCAGCGCCGCTTGGAGGAGCTGCTGGTCGCCTCGGCCACGCGGGTGATCGCCACCGACCCCACCACGCCCGGTAGCGGCCGTCAGGTCGAACTACCCACCCAGCCCGCCGCCCGCACGCGGCGCTCGGAAATCCTCGAGGCCGCGATCACCCTCTTCGAACAGGACGGCTTCACCAACGTCACCAACGCGAAGATCGCCGAGGCGGTGGGCTTGGTCCCGTCGGCTATTTATCGCTATTTCCCGGGCAAGGCGGACATCCTGGCCGCGGCCTGCCTCCAGGCCGCGGGCTTGCTGGCGCAAGCGGTGGAGCAGAACCTCGTGGGAGTCGCCGACCCCCACGAGGCCGTAACCACCCTGAGCGCGACTTATGTGGCGTACAGCTTCGAGCACACAGCCCTCACGAGCGTCGCGAATGC
The genomic region above belongs to Amycolatopsis sp. YIM 10 and contains:
- a CDS encoding TetR/AcrR family transcriptional regulator, whose product is MTTGSTAAVRPRNRKQLIVAAAGRVFSERGYHAASMEEIAGAVGITAAALYRHFPNKYALFAECANLMVDGLVAAIDGVPPEGTLADVLTAVTQLTVTHRASGGLYRWEARFLDRDDRHLLAGKFGHIVERVTEVARREHPLPEGYLRAAAALGAIGSITMHRVSIAQRRLEELLVASATRVIATDPTTPGSGRQVELPTQPAARTRRSEILEAAITLFEQDGFTNVTNAKIAEAVGLVPSAIYRYFPGKADILAAACLQAAGLLAQAVEQNLVGVADPHEAVTTLSATYVAYSFEHTALTSVANAELVGLPPNLRRPLVTAQREHIATWEQHLRSARPALDSRQARILVHAAFGAVVEAGRRLRWQDTPENRDAVAALLVGALGL
- a CDS encoding oxygenase MpaB family protein, translated to MSNLSRRNVLSLGVALGLVGAASTVPGLASATAGSAGADPWWAWDDEIDGIMARILDSGGVPAVNTAIKPWVNNNHALPSGLPGELATYLAKANKLPSWADQAKLRLAADFNRRKDTYLFMLYGLGSGIMSTVIPREAKSVYWSAGGADMQDRAAKTFTFGYDLADLNAFEPSGQFVVTANKTRLVHAAVRHLLPQSPHWSAVADEPDRIPISNGDILVTFHSLGTFVHKKLKDWKVPMTAAEEDAFLHSWQVAIHLLGVRREFIPQTWAAAYAQSEQALTPILAPSFEGKELAEDLLGLTAQVDLGVTRGFLNEFVRYVLSDEIGDWLNLRRDYAAKALIQTGWPAYIAFREGLIPVMPVGFYLFDQLIRALAMLFLNKVTSPTTTPITIPTGNRPGA
- a CDS encoding dipeptidase gives rise to the protein MELRAHVRGLMSLARLDLADLVRLESVADPVRYPPRECLRAAQWVRDAFAGVGFGDARLVETADGSQAVLGSRRCRYPAAPTVLLYAHYDVQPPMDESAWRTPPFELTEVDGRWHGRGAADCKGNIIAGLTALRALGGDVPVHLKLVVEGSEEQGTGGLEDFVTDHPDLLRADAILVCDTGNAAVGRPAVTVSLRGMVNVVLTVEALTSAVHSGMYGGPAPDALAALVAVLATLRDNAGNTTIAGLPAGQTWYGEPYPAERFRADAGVLPEVSLLGDGSVADQLWARPAVTILGIDCPAARGSAAAIAPRAAARLNLRVPPGTDIRHAEVALTGHLRAAAPWGTRVTVRTEAAGAPFTTTVDGPAHRAMAKAMAEAYGVPPTTLGQGGSIPLCTVLAETYPGAEIILMGVEDPRSQIHAPNESVDPAEIAAVALSEALFLRAYAAELG